The Verrucomicrobiota bacterium genome has a segment encoding these proteins:
- a CDS encoding S8 family serine peptidase, which translates to MPSRKIWFGLVIGLIVTGLFISRDNLKTLPQKEEIPGVMTPTPVLGTRISADYLFGDESSPIEMSPYPARTTASLRVAISNGEEWTESYQVSDTWTVQLNKPTLKDELISELGAKTIEAVPGFSNVYVIHMPGSDQLLRANEIESILESHSSVQWFEQEILETFALRYDESPPPFSDPILNDQWHLKNVGDRSNIAGEDSNIYPAWNYGVSGAGVFIAIVDTGTEGSHPDLAPNYRGDLDADYLANPIGSSAAPKSSDETHGTSVAGVAAAAANESCGVGAAFNAELIGVRLIDEDSGVSSSRQASAVAHRSDLVDIYNNSWGPDTDNGARMAGPGDLSFSAIKNAVENGRGGLGAIYVWAAGNGRAIGSNVNYDGWAAHRYAIAVGAVGDQGKLSTYSEPGAAMLVCAQSSGNTSGIRTTDLRGAIGADPGDCRIEFGGTSSASPLVAGIVALMLEANPNLGWRDVQQILAKTAVKVATNDGNWVRNAAGYWVNHNFGFGRVDAAAAVRVAQGWMPIGEEVVVSSKVLTLNQTIPDNSSAGIQAVHEVSNNIRIQHVSVKIDIDAVANNTADWGDLLVKLTSPSGTESILAEPHIDAQKTYSDWTYWSVRHLDENSQGTWTLSIADRRSGDNHLIKSWELEIFGTAISEDDNHLPVAETDNYIVSETTAFLDVLANDSDPDGDPLEVISFYRSPYSEVTLLPSGLIKYTPGQVVGGNDRFGYTMHDGRGGIKTAEVEITIPRPFANDDSVATQKNRPINIPVLANDIDYNKGILRIKSFSQSLNGVVSSQELLNLTYTPTEDFIGVDRFTYVVTDDEDGETTGEVTVYVTANDDFALLFDGDNDQLIIEGSANDALNTPFSIEAWIRPTGWGEAEFGFARILDKDKIVFYLHGTGNPTYNENSLLILLDHSNGAQSIHNTTTNSIHLNQWQHVAATYDNISKVNLYINGIRQTLTSVRDNPAGPVAVGTQLMIVGESAAKLRAFEGAIDEFRIWNRALSASDIFANKDQSLTGEELGLRTYYPMDEGIGSQLNDKGSPSNNGAISGAKWIKGIIGDNAAPIPTIDEVESIVNQKIVIQVTANDSDQDGDEISIRKLINVSSGSASIMGGSIIYQPEEGFTGIVRIDYEIDDGYNGTSLSSLILVIGEGLYYTAWEAENFSGNLGAADQDTDFDDLSNFNEYAFGTDPLSGLIDPTLWKIEFNQESGTTQFTYTLLVGSIDVNYKLQISTDLVIWEIPQENLDYELLSLKTLIPNTETRVIEFRPFNGKRIFIRLEAVSLIGAQ; encoded by the coding sequence ATGCCTTCTAGAAAGATATGGTTCGGGTTGGTTATAGGTTTGATCGTAACCGGCTTGTTCATAAGTCGAGATAATCTCAAGACACTTCCTCAAAAGGAGGAGATCCCTGGGGTCATGACGCCGACCCCAGTTTTGGGAACCAGGATATCGGCTGACTATTTATTCGGTGATGAAAGCAGTCCGATTGAAATGAGCCCGTATCCTGCGAGGACAACTGCAAGTCTGAGAGTGGCCATTAGTAATGGAGAGGAATGGACAGAATCCTATCAAGTGTCCGATACGTGGACCGTTCAGTTAAACAAACCAACACTTAAGGATGAACTCATTTCCGAATTAGGGGCAAAAACAATCGAGGCAGTCCCAGGATTTTCCAATGTGTATGTCATTCATATGCCAGGTTCAGATCAATTGTTACGAGCAAACGAAATTGAAAGTATTCTTGAAAGCCACAGCAGTGTACAATGGTTCGAGCAGGAAATATTAGAAACGTTCGCTCTCCGTTATGACGAATCGCCTCCTCCGTTTTCAGACCCCATCCTCAACGACCAATGGCACCTGAAGAATGTAGGAGACCGCAGCAACATTGCCGGGGAAGATTCAAATATTTATCCGGCATGGAATTATGGCGTTTCCGGGGCAGGAGTTTTTATAGCCATTGTGGATACGGGAACCGAAGGAAGTCATCCAGACCTGGCTCCCAACTACCGTGGCGACCTCGATGCTGATTATCTGGCGAATCCCATTGGCTCATCAGCCGCGCCAAAGTCATCCGATGAAACTCACGGTACGTCCGTAGCTGGAGTTGCAGCCGCGGCCGCAAACGAAAGCTGTGGAGTCGGGGCGGCTTTCAATGCGGAGCTAATAGGCGTAAGGCTGATTGATGAAGATAGCGGCGTCTCATCGAGCAGACAAGCTTCCGCAGTTGCCCACAGATCTGATCTCGTCGATATTTATAACAATAGCTGGGGACCTGATACCGATAATGGAGCACGAATGGCCGGACCAGGTGACCTTTCTTTTTCAGCCATAAAGAACGCGGTTGAAAATGGTCGTGGAGGCCTCGGCGCCATCTACGTTTGGGCCGCAGGGAATGGTCGAGCCATAGGAAGTAATGTGAATTATGACGGTTGGGCTGCTCATCGCTATGCGATCGCAGTTGGTGCCGTAGGAGATCAAGGGAAACTTTCTACTTACAGTGAACCAGGTGCCGCTATGCTGGTGTGTGCCCAAAGCAGCGGAAATACTTCCGGCATTCGGACCACCGACCTCCGGGGGGCGATCGGAGCAGATCCAGGAGATTGTCGAATTGAGTTCGGAGGCACATCTTCGGCCTCACCCTTGGTCGCGGGAATCGTTGCGCTGATGCTTGAGGCAAATCCAAATCTCGGGTGGCGCGATGTGCAGCAAATATTGGCAAAAACAGCAGTGAAGGTAGCTACTAATGACGGAAATTGGGTTCGAAATGCTGCAGGCTATTGGGTAAACCACAACTTCGGTTTCGGTCGTGTAGATGCCGCGGCAGCGGTTAGAGTTGCCCAAGGCTGGATGCCGATTGGCGAGGAGGTAGTGGTTTCATCGAAAGTATTAACCTTGAATCAAACGATTCCAGATAACTCCAGTGCCGGGATTCAGGCGGTGCATGAAGTAAGTAACAATATAAGAATCCAGCATGTGAGCGTTAAGATAGACATAGATGCTGTGGCGAATAATACAGCAGATTGGGGAGATCTCCTTGTCAAACTCACCTCCCCGAGTGGAACGGAAAGCATTTTGGCTGAACCCCATATCGACGCACAGAAAACGTATTCTGATTGGACATACTGGTCAGTCCGCCATCTCGACGAAAACAGCCAGGGAACCTGGACCTTATCCATCGCAGATCGACGTTCAGGAGATAATCACCTCATAAAATCATGGGAACTGGAAATTTTCGGGACTGCAATTTCTGAAGACGATAACCACCTTCCAGTTGCTGAAACGGACAATTATATAGTTTCGGAGACAACGGCTTTCTTGGATGTGCTCGCCAATGACTCAGACCCAGATGGTGATCCACTGGAAGTAATATCTTTTTACCGTTCTCCTTATAGTGAAGTTACCCTGCTCCCGTCCGGTTTAATCAAATACACTCCTGGACAAGTTGTGGGAGGTAACGATCGTTTCGGATACACCATGCACGATGGCCGGGGTGGAATAAAAACAGCGGAAGTTGAAATTACGATTCCCAGACCATTCGCAAATGACGATAGCGTCGCGACGCAAAAAAACAGGCCGATCAACATTCCGGTATTAGCCAACGACATCGACTACAATAAAGGCATTTTGCGCATCAAATCGTTTTCCCAATCACTAAACGGAGTCGTATCCTCCCAGGAGCTACTCAACCTAACCTATACCCCGACTGAAGATTTTATCGGAGTGGACCGATTTACCTATGTTGTTACCGACGATGAAGATGGCGAAACGACTGGCGAAGTAACCGTTTACGTAACGGCGAATGATGATTTCGCTCTTCTTTTTGATGGAGATAATGATCAGCTCATAATTGAGGGATCCGCTAATGATGCCTTGAATACTCCGTTTAGTATTGAAGCGTGGATAAGGCCAACTGGTTGGGGTGAAGCAGAATTCGGATTTGCGCGGATTCTGGATAAAGATAAAATCGTGTTTTATCTCCATGGAACGGGCAATCCAACCTATAATGAAAACAGCCTGCTCATATTATTGGATCACAGCAATGGTGCTCAATCGATTCACAATACTACTACCAACTCCATTCACTTAAATCAATGGCAACACGTTGCGGCTACTTACGATAATATTTCCAAAGTTAATTTGTATATAAACGGGATTCGACAGACACTCACTTCTGTAAGAGATAATCCAGCAGGTCCAGTAGCCGTTGGGACTCAATTGATGATAGTTGGGGAGTCCGCCGCTAAATTACGAGCGTTTGAAGGGGCAATCGATGAATTCCGTATTTGGAATCGTGCACTAAGCGCCTCTGATATCTTCGCCAATAAGGATCAATCACTAACAGGAGAAGAACTGGGGCTGAGAACTTATTACCCGATGGATGAAGGTATCGGCTCACAATTAAATGATAAAGGCTCGCCTTCTAATAATGGTGCTATTTCCGGAGCAAAATGGATCAAAGGGATCATTGGTGATAACGCGGCCCCTATTCCCACGATAGATGAGGTGGAGAGTATTGTTAATCAAAAGATTGTAATTCAAGTCACCGCAAACGACTCCGATCAGGATGGAGATGAGATATCAATAAGGAAATTAATAAATGTGAGCAGCGGTTCCGCTTCAATTATGGGTGGATCTATTATTTACCAACCTGAGGAGGGTTTTACCGGAATTGTTCGAATAGATTACGAGATCGATGACGGTTACAACGGTACTAGTTTATCAAGCTTGATCCTGGTAATCGGTGAGGGCCTATATTACACAGCCTGGGAGGCTGAAAATTTTTCTGGAAACTTGG